The genomic DNA GACAGGCTTGTAATGATGCTATCAACACTAAACAGGGGAGCAAAGGGACCTCTGTACCCGGGGGAGCCCAAAATGaagtcccacacacacacacacacacacacacacacacacacacacacacacacacacacacacacaccttcatacACCAGCCCTGTTTACACAAGCGTttgattaatttaataaatttaattaataaatacaaacatattACAAGTGCAGATGCTATTTACTTGAATAAagtgtcaaaagtatgtggacacccttccaaATGACTAAGTTTAGGTTTTACCACCACATCCAACACATGCGAACAGATGTACCAGCATCCTCACCTTGTCCCCCAGTCCTCCTCCCCAGAACACCTTTGTGAGGTCTAGCTGAAAGTCCTGTTCTGGTCCTTTTGCTACGTCAAACTGACCTACTTTGACGAACTCCACCTTCCCTTCGGCGCCCACGTGCCAGTTTATAATGTCGTACGAAGCGGACGGATCCCCGTTCTCATCGAAGAAGACCTTCTCACCCACGGGCGTGGTGAACTCCACCGTCTTCAGGTAGTGCAagagctaaaataaataaatacataaataaataaataaaacacaacgtGACGCACCATTGCaccaaaaaattaaataatataatatatttcacactgtccacagtcaagtgagctttaatTACCATGAGCACAGAGGCTGCTGTACAGGAAATGCCGAATATTAAGGTGCCAATTTGTGCTGCATCTTCCATTATTTTCTCATAACACAGTAACTGTTAGGCTTCCCTTCCTGACCCTGAAAGGAGCCCACTCTTCCATGTACATCCTGTTCATATTGGCCACTAAATTAATAATCAAAGctgctgtgtgtatattttttagCCAGGATATTTTAAAAAAGATGGTGTAGCGTTCTAGCCCACAaccactgagatccgggttcgaatctcggctttgCTTTGTGGTTGTGAGGTTGGAGGTAAAGAActcacgaccctgaccaggatcaagcAGCGTTTAAGTCacagaaaccaaaaaataaaagatcAAGATCCCTCGGGTTCTTTATACATTTcacttaatattattattattttacctgtTTGGGTTTTATTGGTTTGATCTCTGGACACTCTCCGTTCTCAAACGGTCCTTTCCCGGGTTCACAATCCATCATGTCCTGTATAGCATTCGCAACAGCGTAAACCGCCTTGTACACGTTATAACTAATGTCAAAGTAGGTCTGACCAGGTTCCTCCACCTTCTCCAGCCCAGTACACTGTGGTTTTAGAGGTTTTGATTCTGTTTGCTCCCCGAATCTGCACCCAAAAAAATCCTCCCAGAGATTTCTCACTAACGAGTCGTTTAGATGTATCTCCAGGCTCAGCTGTGTCATATAGGAGCCCAGTCCCTGGATATCCACCCGTCCTATGGCAAAACCAAGGGTGCCCGCCAGGGAGGTACCACTAAATGAGGTATAGTGGGTGGAGGTGCTCCAGGCTTCAGTAGCTATCCACTGCCTGCCAGTGGCGTTCATTTTTATCGCCTCCCTCAGCAAGGCTTCCACGTCCAGACTGATTGCGATCATCACCACGACCTGAGCCCTGGACGTCTGGATTCTCTCCACGATACGCCGAATCCGGCTCGGCGCGTGAGATTTGGGGATGACCTCGAAGTAGTCCACGCACACGGCCGAACCCTGCAGTTCCTTCAGCAGGTGCTGGACGCCACTTTTTCCGTACACATCATCTCCGGAGACGACCCCGATCCAGGTCCAGCTCATGAGGTGCAGCAGACGGGCGATGGCTTTGGCTTGGAAGGCGTCGCTGGGGACGGTGCGCAGGAAGGTCGGGTACCTGGTGCGGTCGCTGAGGCACGCGCAGGATGCGAAGTAGCTGATCTGGAGACAAAAGAACATGAGTAAACAACCTTACCATTAAAGGTAAATGGGTAATCACAGTATGGTATAATTTGCCACCTACCATGGGAATATTAAAAACACCCAGTGTATCAGCCACCACCATGGAGGCAGAGGAGCGGGCATCACCGATAATGACCGGGACCTTCGGAGCCTTGGTGCACCGTTCCCCGGACACGTTCTCATCTTGTCCTGTCACCATGGCCAGCGCGGCGCTCAGGGTGGTCGCCTCTGCCAGGCAGGTATCTGCAGCCAGGTATCCCAGCGTGAGGTTGGGCAGCAGGACCGGGTCCGCGTTGATTTCCTTCACAGCAAAGATCATAGTCTGGAGCCAGCGGTACGACCGCAATCCAAAACTAGGAGGTTTGAGAAGGTTGGTTAGAATTTCatattatataaacaaataaagataGAGACAAATACAGACAAAGCTCACCTCTGACAGCGGCCGCCGTCGACCCTGCGCGTGAACGCGTGGTCGGGTTCAGGAGCCGAGACGTAAACCGGAAACAGACCCCCGATAATCACGTCGCCTTCCTTATACAAGCTTCCAGAGACCGGCCTCGTCTGCAGGGTGCAAGAGAGTCCCGCAGAGCGCACCCAGACCGGCCCGGAGAGGAGCCCCAGCACCCACAGCCAGACACCCACAGCCATCACCGGAGCAGAGATAACAGACCGAGTGTGAACCGGAGAGGAACGTGGACGCTCACATGTCCTCCGCAGAATGGCTGAATGAGCGGAGCAGATCCTGTTTAGTAGAGCTAAATTTGCCCAGAGCGAAACATTCGGGGGTAATTGTAGGAAGTCCTGGTGGAGCTGGAGCAATTTTATGGCCCCCAAAAAAACAACTTGATGATGCCTGGTTATCAGTGGATGATGTTCTTCTATTTGTCATTTAATGGGAGGATTGTTGGATCTTAACCAACCGGGAATAACGGGGTAATTAAACCAAACAACCATGGTAATTGAGAGTTAATgactttgttttctttgttttaaatgatGAAGACTTCAATACTGCAAATTCCCAGACTAGAGTCCCACATTAAAACTGTAATTGGCATTGTacatattgtggcgccggcgagcaggaaggatagcgtcagggccgcaagttagctgcctttggcagttcattcagtggtttagggacagacacccattcatacacacatacattcatacaacagacaaacatataagctacttacccaaccctcaccgcagccaccccactcccaacaacgggatacacggccacggtgagcttagacaccactgccgcaaggctttctgggtaaagcctgtgccgacgctacactgccccctccctaatggtcaaccgtcccggtgacccactcaccagcgtccactgggtggctccatgtccggaccgcaccccattacactgccgagccgctctttcacccactgctggaccgggcaccctgctcctacagccacctgggctagcgcactcagacagaccgggcatattggcccaccgaaccaccagagccacccagatgccacaatcccacttctgacaccaatgtggcgccggcgagcaggaaggatagcgtcagggccgcaagttagctgcctttggcagttcattcagtggtttagggacagacacccattcatacacacatacattcatacaacagacaaacatttaagctacttacccaaccctcaccgcagccaccccactcccaacaacgggatacacggccacggtgagcttagacaccactgccgcaaggctttctgggtaaagcctgtgccaACGCTACACTATATTACTTTCAGGTAGATTTACAAACAGCCGTGCTTTAATGAAATGCGTCTTGAATAAAGCGGACCACTCAGATTAATTTAATCGCCTACAAACTTATTTAAAcagaattaatataatataatttaatcagAAATGATCTCTGTTGTGCACTTTTGGCTGCTGCTGCTTATTAAAGGTCACTTAAGGTCACATCACGAATCCGCACTCGAATAAAACAAGCCACTCCGCAGACATTTGTGTGGCGCCACTACATTTCTCTTATTCACTTGTGGAAAACGTAAcattaaaaacagatttaattACGTCTTGGTAGGACGAGCGTACGTgggtatatttattttttattagtgtgTATCAAAAGAGCAAAGTGAAAAACACGAGGGTTTGGTGCTAATTGCTCCTGACGGGGTGGATACGGGGTGGATACGAAGCACCAGCAGCTCTTTCGGAACACTCGTCCTGCTTCTCCAGGGACTTTCTCACCGTCTCCAGCACCTGCTGCTCATCACATCAGGGAGAACGAGCCCGacgataacaataataaactgtaatgtGACGTGTTTGTACATGTTTGTGGTGGCGGTTTGAGCGATTATGAATCCACCGGTGTGTTGAACGTTTACCGAGGGATTCGGGTCTGATCTGAGAGAGAATTACTGAAATGCATGGTGACAGTTTCCTTCCTAAGTGATTTGACCTTTTTTTGGTAGTAAACTGTAGGCCATGATGCACTATGGAGGCCGATGGTGGGCACTTTTGGTGGCTTTTGTGCCCAGTAACCCCAGCATGACCAAATcagtttaaaatcctaataaatcaataaattgtGTCAGTTATAAATGTTggtacacatcatacacactttAATGCTACTGGGATATGAaactggttctcctgtgtttatatttactttattttagggctttgttgttttattttgcaaACAATATAGTCAAGGATTCATTTGCATAGTAAATGTTGTGCTACAGATTGTGGTTTGTGAGCTTATAGAAAAACAAATGTAGTCATTAGCGTGTAAAACATGTAGACGATGTACAGAGTAAACCACAATGCAAACTGAAAGATAGtttatatgtagtttataagATTATATGTAGTAGTATACACGTAGTCTTAAATGTACATGTTCAGGATTATTTAAAAGCTTTCCAGATGAGCTTAAAGGTGCAGCGGTCAGTTTCGCAGGTTGGGAAACGATATCAGCGTTTATTTTGGATCCACCAGCCACCAGTGCAATGTCATGCACCACTAAAATATGCTTTACATAGGTTACATCAACCATGTTGCCAAAaacatgtggacaccccttataTTTACTACACCGCCACACCAGGACATAAAGGACACAAAGAAGTGAGATCTGTAATAACTatggctgtcgaagttaacgcgataataacgcattaacgcgatctcagtttaacgcgattaaaaaaaaagtgccgttaacgcaaattctatacaggaaaaatgtacctatacaggcagtgagtgccatgtagaattacatcacgaagacccgcattgttatgttttgtacttaaccacgaaatacaaatgacactagttataGAGAACTATAGAGAACGagtttgtctttattgcttaatccacaacttggagcgtcacacttaaacataacacgccgttacccgctggtcacctgatacacatatcagctcagtgacgtacagtggtaacgtgatacgcagatcacgtaaatgacatatatcacacgcatgataataataagcttttttctctcttaattttccctgacaagtgaaaaaccaaaatatagcaaccttaacattaagaggaagaatttcaaagatattcctttgcaatactttatcatttcaagaatatgatacagactgaccaacactattaagccaaatcagcattgaaaattgactttacttttaatagccttctacaatgctggtgcttcttaaaactgaatattttcttttaaacagaagtgttatttaaatgctattaaatagttttccaacaaaatccgcccaatttggcggataaccgcccaatctggcaacactggaacgcgttgttattattatcgcgttaatttcgacagccctaataaaaacgtattctgatatccagttagcagcgtagggtttatatagcagcaggtagaataaggtgcaaaaacaatccaatattgtgcaaagatgcaagtaatatagtcactagcatgagttgtcagaacccagggaacaagactgtgttgattgtgaatgagtttttgtgtatgttagtgtatgtacaccgatcagccataacattaaaaccacctcctttttttaacaaaaaaattgcgattaatcgcgattaactatatgaaattctgagattaatcgcgattgaattttttaatcgtttgacagccctagtaataACAGGGTTTGAGTAGGGTGTGGAGAACCTTCTGTGAACCCTCCTGCATAGGACCAAGGTCTAAGATTGTTGAAAATCTTTGGCATGAATTGGAATGTGGAATTGGACCCAGGCCTTCTCGTACTTCGTGGTAGACTCTATATtgatgctcatggttttggaatggcatGGCTAAGAACTTGGCAATAAAGCCATGTGACTACAGAACATCTAAAAAGCTAAATCAGTTAAAAGCTCATTTTCCCATCATCTGTTTTTTGGTGTTCTTCTCAGGTTTTAGGATGATTATGTAACATTTAGGAAGGAAAATACAGAACAGCAAACCAAAACTTGAGGCCAGAATAGCAAAACTCAGCAACCGGCGCGAGTTCCCCACTGTTTTCCGCACCATCCCCAGTGACATGTACCAGGCTCGTACCATGGCCCAGCTGGCCAAGCGTTTCGGATGGACCTGGGTCGGCGCCGTGGTGGCTAAAAGCGACTACAGCCTTCTCGCGGTGCAGGCTTTCCAGGAAGAGACGAGGGGTACGGGGATCTGCCTGGCGTTCGTGAGCACCATCCCTCCGGGAGAGGTTAGCCAAAGACGTGGCGAGCGCCGTGTCCGCCGTGGAGAGGTCAAACGCTCGGGTGATCATGATATTCGCCCTGGACGTGGACGTGGAAAACAACACCAAAAAATTCCTCATGGGGAAAACATAGAGGACAGccataaatatgtggacacccattctaattaccgaataaaataaataatatgacaAATGAAACAGTTTACATCCAACTTTTCTGTTTTACCTCAAAGTGACACAATGTGGATCCATGTGGATggactccagtgtcctgcacagattcTTGACCGCAACCCTAATAAAcatgtttgggatgaattggaatgactTCTGACGTCTGAATCTCATTAGCACTATAATGCTGCACATTTTTCTAACAGGGTTCGAATCCACTCGTCACCTTAAAGGAAACATCGAGCTAGAAATTCTAACGATCACAAATGAAAAGTTGGCGCCCCCTCGTGGTCAGTTCACCATTCATTTAGGTTTTATCACTGAACTTATTATAACTCAATATTTTTATCtgatgtgtttaatgtgttttaaatccttttttttttttaattacatcaATACttaagacagaaataaagatgAATAGGATGATAGAATAGAACCCTAGATTCTGTGTTAAGAGCTGAATGATGGATTTACaacatttactgtttttaatgtattaatatttcacatgtacatattttttattacgttcggtgtgtaatgtgttaaaataaataaaaattgttaataaaatgtaaGTTTAAATGGCCAACAGAGTCAAAATTCATATTTAAAGCAGTAACGCCGTGTCTGTATGtaacttcattcatttatttattcagtgtgtttttttttttttacccctttttctcccctttttagcgcatccaattgttcaattagcatcgtgcttcctctctgtctatgccgaaccctgccctgacggaggtgatcgaagctaacccgtatcccctccgaaacacgagcagcagccagatgcatctttgccacccacacattgacgagtttggcgccacctagcgttgcatgcggagagacacaccctaagtgcaccccctcccatctctgtgtaagcgcctccaatcggccggcagagaacgcaaccgcattctgacagagagagacccacatccggttctttgtcccaccccccacatgagcaaccggccaatcgttgctcatatagccactcagctttgaaccggtaaagcaaggctggattcgatacgacgcttctcagaatccagccctggttgcaggcgcgtttctttttaccgctgcgccacctggtcagggtcacggtgggtctgattaattaggtaaaagacaggaaacaacccggacaggtcgccagttcatcacagatcAAACTTACACTCAGGGCAATTtatagtatctccagttaagtGGACTGTAcatctttgggctgtgggaggaaacccacacagacacggggagaacatgcaaagtccacacagaaagggtcCTGACCGTCTgactggggaatcgaacccagactcTTTTtgctgtgggtagcactgtcacctcacagcaggaaggtcctggattcgatccccaggggcggtctgggtcctttctgtgtggagtttgcatgttctccccgtgtctgcgtgggttatCTCAGGGAGCttcgttttcctcccacagtccatagacgtgcaagtgaggtgaactgaagacactaaattgccctataggttaatgggtgtgtgtgtgtgtgtttgccctgtgatggactggcaccccgtccagggtattactgtgtgccttgcacccattgaaaagctgggatagacacCAGCATGCCCCCCAAAACACATTTTCCAGCTTGTGTGAGAATTATATGAGAAATATGAACAGCGATGGTTCTAAAACCAGTAAAAACCAGAACTCAGTAAACATCAGTGCTGATATGAACATGAACCAGACTGTGTGAGTACAGCAGGTGTTAAAAATAAAGACGTATTaaacaaatattacattaaaaatgATCAATACGTGTTTTTCTAtcactttatttaataaagatcATTTCAATATAAACTAAATCTGTAATATAAGGTTATTAATGTAAGAAtaacttatacacacacgtgttattgctttaagtttcttaaactttacatttttaaaaataaacctaACATAAATGACACTATTagattttttatgcattttccttccaatttagtcgtatccaattacctgatcggATTTGGCTTCCTTACTGATCCAGAGCTGTTGCAGTACCaatcgcttctttttacctggtgatccgtatcgcgcacacactgatcttcattatcccccgtctctgtgcagcaccatcgatcagccagcagagggagtaacTCCAGCAGTAATGATGAATCTGTATGGAATTCCCACCCCATCGTCCCCATAGGTGCCCGAATTTGAAATTAGGAGTTTGACATGTTGGCTCTGGTCTGCTAGTATGTTTTATTGCTGCACtatataatttttaattataggtacatgattaataatgttaattgaCATTAATATTGAGTTTAAATAACGCACAGACCAACAGAACTAAAGTTATTTAGCCATCATGTTCTTTTTGGTGTTCTTCTCTGGTCTGAGTAGAATGATGTAGCACTTGGGGCCGAATATACACAGCAGAAGTCCGTAACTGGACGCCAGGATGGCGAATATCTCCACGGCGACGCTGTACTTCCCCGGAGAGCTGACGTACGCCGGGACGAAGGCGATCCACACGGCGCAGAAGATCAACATGCTGAAGGTGATGAATTTGGCCTCGTTAAAATTGTCCGGAAGCTTCCGGGCGAAGAAAGCCAGCAGGAAGCAGATGGCCGCCAGCAGGCCGATGTAGCCCAGGACCAGAGAGAAACAAACCATGGAGCCCACGCCGCAGAGCAGGACCACCCGGGCCCCGAGCTCACCCCCCGCGCTCTCGGTGGGCGTCGGAGGCGCCAGGACCAGCCACAGCACGCAGATGCCCACCTGTACCAGCGTACACAGGAAGATGCCCAACCTCTGCTGGACCGGACCGAAGTAGCGCATCACGCTGGAGCCGGGCAGAGTCGCTCTGAAGGCCACCAGGACCACCACGGTCTTACTGAGCACACAGGCCAGGCACACCACGAAACTCACCCCGAACAAAGTGTGGCGCAGCATGCAGGACCACGAGGCCGGGCGCCCGATGAACGCCAGGGCGCACAGGAAGCAGAGCTTCAGGGAGAGTAAGAGGAGGAAGCTCAGCTCGGAGTTGTTGGCCCGGACCAGCGGCGTGTCCCGGTGGAGGAAGAAGGCGAGCAGGACGCCGGCGGTCAGAGCGGCTCCAGAGACGGACAGCACGGAGAGGACCACGCCCATGTTATCCTGGAAGGACAGGAACTCGATGAGCATCGGGACGCACCTTGTGTGGTCGGCGTTGGACCAGAAACGCTTCGGACACTTCGTGCACTCGGTGGAgtctaaaaataaaagaaccatCAGCAAGTCCAgatttattcaagtttaataaAGCCACAATATTtaagtttttcttttattattaataaaatatataaacatttaaaatcacatctAATCATCTGAAGGCGTTTTTCTCTCTGGATGAGTTGACAGTTTGGATTTTCTTCTCTACCTTGGCTAAAAGACCACTGTTCAATGTTTTATTGGGTGCAGTGAAAAGTAAAGTCTGTCTGTttgtatatgggcacagagaaatcaTCTATAACCGATCAGTCACTAAAACAAAACTATAGAAGGTCAGGACACAAAGGTAATGACGTTTTACATCTTTTTAAGTTCAACTAAGTTGCTAAATGtagattctttctttctttctttctttctttctttctttctttctttctttctttctttctttctttctttctttctttctttctttctttctttctttctttctttctttctttctttctttctttctttctttctttctttctttctttctttctttctttctttctttcttgtttcaAGCCATTTACAAAAATGATTGAAGTCTCAAGTCACTCGCGCCCCCTACAGGTGACTTAGCATTACAATTTATGCAGATAtgcaataaagaataaaatattaagctggcacggtgggtagcactgttggctTAAAGCAAGAGGGATCTGGTTcttggttcgattccctggcttgttctctctgtgtctgtgtgggtttcctccgggtactccggtttcctaccacagtccaaagacctgcaggaTAACTAGagatactaaaaattgccctgagagtgaatgtgtgtgttttgtgatggactggcaacccgtCCTGAGTGTTTTGTGCATTTTGCCAAATTCattggactcactgtgaccctgaccaggataaatcatcagcaaaacagacagtaaatgaatgaatgaataacgtCCTGTATCCGGGTGGATGTTCAGTACCTGTGGTGTTGCTGATCTCTCCTAATGCGCAGGGTATACAGTCGTAACAGCAGATGGGTTTTCCTTTCTGCACGGCCTTCCTGGTGCCCGGCGGGCAGCTCTCACTGCATACGGACACGGGCACCTGAAACAAAGGGAAAGATAAACGTTTTCAAAAAATTTACT from Trichomycterus rosablanca isolate fTriRos1 chromosome 11, fTriRos1.hap1, whole genome shotgun sequence includes the following:
- the LOC134323403 gene encoding extracellular calcium-sensing receptor-like, producing MIFAVKEINADPVLLPNLTLGYLAADTCLAEATTLSAALAMVTGQDENVSGERCTKAPKVPVIIGDARSSASMVVADTLGVFNIPMISYFASCACLSDRTRYPTFLRTVPSDAFQAKAIARLLHLMSWTWIGVVSGDDVYGKSGVQHLLKELQGSAVCVDYFEVIPKSHAPSRIRRIVERIQTSRAQVVVMIAISLDVEALLREAIKMNATGRQWIATEAWSTSTHYTSFSGTSLAGTLGFAIGRVDIQGLGSYMTQLSLEIHLNDSLVRNLWEDFFGCRFGEQTESKPLKPQCTGLEKVEEPGQTYFDISYNVYKAVYAVANAIQDMMDCEPGKGPFENGECPEIKPIKPKQLLHYLKTVEFTTPVGEKVFFDENGDPSASYDIINWHVGAEGKVEFVKVGQFDVAKGPEQDFQLDLTKVFWGGGLGDKVPVSVCSESCPPGTRKAVQKGKPICCYDCIPCALGEISNTTDSTECTKCPKRFWSNADHTRCVPMLIEFLSFQDNMGVVLSVLSVSGAALTVGVLLAFFLHRDTPLVRANNSELSFLLLLSLKLCFLCALAFIGRPASWSCMLRHTLFGVSFVVCLACVLSKTVVVLVAFRATLPGSSVMRYFGPVQQRSGIFLCTLVQVGICVLWLVLAPPTPTESAGGELGARVVLLCGVGSMVCFSLVLGYIGLLAAICFLLAFFARTLPDNFNEAKFITFSMLIFCAVWIAFVPAYVSSPGKYSVAVEIFAILASSYGLLLCIFGPKCYIILLRPEKNTKKNIMAK